A window of Loxodonta africana isolate mLoxAfr1 chromosome 3, mLoxAfr1.hap2, whole genome shotgun sequence genomic DNA:
caaacTTAATACTCTGCTTTTTCATGCATTCTTTTAATATTATTAGGTTAAACAATGTTAAATTGCCAATATTAGACCATTTTGATCTGCAAAATCTTAATATATCAGgcagtatttaatttctttttaactcTCAGTCAGTTATAACAAATTAATATGCTGATCACCATTTGAAAATAGTCTCATTTTTTTCATTGGAAGATGACTTCCTAGGTCTGCCTCCtttacaaaattatttaaaatgtaatCTTTTTTTCAGAGAGTAATGACAAACTAAGGCCCTAAATAGTTCATCAGCCCATATTTTCTTCATATCTCTGCTAgtatacatatattttcatttagttttaGTGTATGTCCACAGTTCTGTATTCTTGCTCTTTCATTtagcattttatttatataatttcttGGTCTCCACTGAGTATATGCGTGTTTGTTGACTCTAACAGTATGCTATCGTGTTGATATGCCATAATGTGTTTAGTAATTACCCTATTGTTGgacatttgtgttatttgctgTTTATTTCCATTTTGAATAGTGATCATACATATTTCTGTGTATAAATTACCCCCCCTTCACTCCTTACTGTAAATAGCCCAAACTATAATTACTAGGTCATCGAATAGAAACCAATTTGTAGCATTTGTGATGTGTTTCTGAATAACTTTCTGGCAGAATTGAAACAAAGACAGAGATGTACTTTATggtttttcctattttttcttaaCCCTTTGATATTTTTCTCCTTAGTGGATAATTATTTTGATCCCTACCTCATCTCTTTGCAACTTCTACCTGGTTTTAAGCTTTTTCATTTAGTATTAGCAATTCTTTCAGCATCTGTATGTCGGAAAGTTAAAAGGCCTCTTGTTCAATGTTAGCAGGATTATTGTAGCAGGGGTTGAAATGAGGAATAGATtgagttttttgattatttgTAGATTTCTGCTATTCTTTCCCTACAGTAATTAAAAAGTATTAATGTGCTAAAGTACACTAGTATACTAAATTATTAATGCTTCTAAAATTTAATACCTTTTCTTTTATTTAGGCTCCACCAAAGCCTATACCCAAGACCATTGACAATCAGCGAGTGTATGATGAAACCATAGTAGACCCTAATGATGAAGAGGTAATGTTAGAAGTCTCTAATAAATTTGGGTAACCACACTTGATAATTACCTGTTCATATGTTGGTATTTTATTTAAAGTGCTGATGAAGTTGTACAGTGGACTGATTTAGATATGCTGCCATATTATTTATTGTATATTATTTCATAGTTGAATTTCCCAATATTGCTATAGAAAAATGCAGTAACCATTtcttttctagaaatttattatatttatgccTTGGTGCACTTTTATATTTATCATTTACTACCTGAATAGTACCTTTAATAAAAGTTCCTTATAACATTTGAAAAGCATTTCTCATACTATAGATTTTTGGTAGTATTTGTTAGACATTTTGATACTTAAGGATAGCATttgatggttttttttgttgttgttttttcaaaACCTCAGTTTCAAGATAATCTTCCACTTagcacatttttcttttaaatcatgtGTGACAGTGCAGTGAAAGATTCACGGTTTTAAAACTCGGTATACACTTACTCTTCACTTGACTATctcgttatccaacattttgcatttacgacaatagtaaaaaatctatccgactattttgcacatcaacaatgtacatctggcagtaacgaacaccAAGGTGTGAGGAAAGAGTAAGGCTGGCCATgatggttatgtgtcagcttggctgggccgtgattctcagtggtttggcagttatgtaatgatgtaattaggCAATtctataatgatgtagtttggcaggtaTGTAATTTTTGTGTAACACAGATTTTCACATAACagtctggtctttggaacctaatcatgtcTAATTGTAAGGACTGcgtctatttaaaaaatttttttagagaaAACTTAGGtttattatatttcattttataaatataccaaaatttatttatctgcgtgttaattggaaaccctggtggcgtagtggttaagtgctacagctgccaaccaaagggttggcaatccgaaaccaccaggcgctccttgagaactctatggggcagttctgctctgtcctgtaggctcgctatgagtcggaatcgactcaacggcactgggtttggtttttggtttttaagtaagAGGTATTATGGCGGGGGGACATACTTTGAGATACGTAAATGTCCTGTTACTCCTGGATTTTCACTCTGTATTTTATTATTACAAATAATGGTATAATTACTGACCTTATGTATAGTATTTTCATATTGTTGGAgctgtattttccatgaaaatTACTGGAAGTAAGATTGTTGGGTCAGAAGGTGAAATTTGTTGGGTCAAAAGGTAGTGCATGTGCAGTTTCATTAAATACTGCCACATCCCCCTCCATAAGGGCTGTACCAGTATACATTCTCACTAGCAATGTGTGAGTTTCTGTATCCCCAATCTTGCCAAGAGTGTGTACTTACACTTTTTAACATTTCCAGTCTAAATAGATGAGAAGttgtatctcagtgtagttttaatttgcaattctcttGTTATgaagttgaacatcttttcatgttttcttttttttgtttgttttatatatgtaacaaaaaatttgccatttttaagggtataattcaatgacattaattacatttacaatattgtgcaatcatcaccactatctgtttttTTCaatccaaacagaaactcagtatctgTTAAGCAATAACTCACCATTTCCCTCTCCTcacagtccctggtaaccactaataaacctttgtttctATGCACTTGTATATTGTAGATATCTCCTATAAGTAGGATcatatgttaagtgaaataaatcattttgtgtctgatttatttcacttaacataatgttttcaaggttcattgtctcataacatgtatcagaacttcatttctgtttatggctAAATAGtaattccattgcatgtatgtaccacaatttatttatccattcatctgttgatgggcaacttaggctgtttctacttttggctgttgtgaacagtgcttcagtgaacattgtgtaaaagtatctgtttgtgtctttgctttcgagtcttttgggtatacacctaggactgaaatttctgggtcatatagtaattctggagccctgatggcgcagtggttaagagctcggctgctaatcagaaagccgacagtttgaatccaccagccgctccttggaaatcctatggggcagttctagtctgtcctgtagggtcactatgagttgaatcgactcaacagcaatgagttcaggttttgttttatagtaattctatgtttaattttttgaggaccTGCGAAACTGTTTTCTACAACACTGTACCATTTTGgacccctgatggtgcagtggttaaagagctgggctgctaaccaaaaggtcagcagttcaaatccactagctgattcttggaaaccctatggggcagctctctcctgagtcagaattgacttgacagcaacaggtttggtttttggttttggtaccaaGTTTACAGgtccaccagcagtggatgagttttgcaatttctccacatccttgctaaaacctgttgttttctgattttttaatcATAGTCATCCATTCCATCAGTTCTTTACTTTCTTAATTATTTAGCTTATAATAATAGTCTTGCTATCTGTTAGGGCAAGTCTCCCCCTGACTCCCATGTTCCTCTCTTCAAGAGCATTTTGGCCCTTCCTGGGCTTTTGCTCTTGCATATAAATAATTGTGCTAAATCAGATGAATTTGGGGGGCTCCATCTTGATTGCAAGGGGCCctagtggtgccgtggttaagtgctcacatcctaactgaaaggttggcgatttgatcCCACCAAccgttccgtgggagaaagatgtggcagtctgcttcgataaagattacagccttggaaaccctgtggggcagttctactctatcctgtagggttgctgtgagtcagaatggactcagtggtaACGAGTTTGGTTTTCTCGTATCTTTTTTGCTTTAGTTCTTCTTTATTGTAGTTCATAATTTTTTTCAGGCAGCTTTTACACATAAATTTATTCCTAGTTATCTTATGTTTTTTCTTATTAGTATAAATTGGATCTCTATGAAAATTGTTTTGTTTGCTGATTTATAAAAATGCAATATATTTTTGGATAATGATCTTACCAGTAGTTTAGCTAAACTcctatttctaaaattttgtctGAATATTGTTTTCACTCTTGTTTTAGATCATTTCTGTGAATGACAATTTTGTTTCTTTCAATtcattaatagtttttttttttttctgcttttatgcTGAGTAGTAGCATAATATTGAATAAGTAGATAATAGAAAAAGTGATACGGGCATCTTCACCATGTTCCTGGTTTTAAAGAGCATGCTTCTAATGTGTCATCATTAATGTATGTATTATTAATGATAGATTCTCCTTACCAGGTTAAGAAAACTCCATTTAGTCTTATTTCGCCAGGCtttgttttatcatgaatggatgtagAATATTTCAGATGCTTTTTCTGCACATACTGAGattatacattttcttttctttattgcaATAATCTAATAAGTGATGTTTGTTTATACATTTTCTAACGTTAAACTTCTTTTGCATTCTTAGGGTAAGCCCAATTTGGTTCTGTCTTATTAGACGATTTTTCAGTACATTGTTTGGTTTGTTAATATTTTGCTTAGTATCTGTACATCTGTGTTCATAAGTAAGACTGTTAATGTTTCCTTCTCATTCCTAACATCATTTATTGgagctttttctcttttcttgatCGACTTTCACCAGAGAtgtatttattttggtattttttttttccaagtacgtttttgtttctttgtattgaatctttgtttcttaatttgtttatactcttacctttattatttttttttcttctactttttttgaGTTTATTCTGTTTCTGTTTATTTGATaagttcattttttattttctttcctggtATAAGTATTTAAGGTGATAAAATTGTCTTAGTGCCACTTTTGATATATCTCACaagttttaaaatgtgttttcattattgtttaaaTGTATCTCCTTTAATGGGaggtttctttatttcttcttgtaatttcattagttttttttttttaatttcattaattttttaaaatttcattcattttttcccAGATTCTTACTGTTTACTTCTGTTTATCTTAAGTTtcatttgctgttctttttctggcTTCCTAAGTTGGAAGCTTAGGTTATTGATCTTAGACTTTTCTTTCTAACATGAGCACGTAAAGCTCTGGTTTTCCCTCTAAGCTCTGCTTTAGCACATCccataaattttgatatgttgtattttgattttcattctgttaaagatatttttttctaatttctcatgtgatttcttctttggctTATTGGTTATtaagaagtgtgttgtttaatttccaaatatttgaggaTTTCCgagatttctttttgttgttgattttaattTCTTCTGGTGAGCAAACATACTTTGTTAGATTTTAGTCCTTTTCAGTTAAAGAGACCTGTTTTATGCCCTAGCGTAtggtctgtcctggagaatgtTTTATCCAGTTTTATACTTGTTTTCTGCAGGGGAAAGTCACCCAGCCTCTTCATGTCACCATTAATGGCAGTCCCTCCTGGGCCTTCTTTAAATGGCCAATCCACTAGATAATCAGTGCCAGAGAATCATATTGGAACCACTCTTAAAATCCTGGCTCAGTAGATTATTTGTTTGATGTAAAATTATCTCTCTTCTCAGGTTGCCTATGATGAAGCTACAGATGAATTTGCTTCTTACTTCAACAGACAGACTTCTCCCAAGATCCTCATCACAACATCAGACAGACCTCATGGGGTAAACTCATTGATTAGTATGGTTCTTGAATTCTTAATTTGCTTATATTACTTTGCTTTGAAAACTGTTCAGAAAAGTTTGATAATTAGTTACTTGTTTTAGATAATGCCTATGAACTATGCTGAATAAAATGTAGTACTGGTGATGTAGATTCACTAAGCATGATTTTTCAGGATAGGGCTttttcaacctcagcactatttcacatttttcactggataattttttgttgtgggaggCTAAACTGTAcattataggatgtttagcaacatccctagcctctacccactaaatgccagtagcacccATCCTGTCACCATTTACAGcaatgtctctagacattgccagATGTCACCTGGGAGGGCAAAAATCACCCTCGGTTAAGAACCACTGCTGTAGGGTGATCTGCCTTTGATAAAGATGGGATACTATTTAGACTTCATTCTTTCCCCAGCCTTGCTCTCTATTAATAACAGTATTTTATAGTAATcatttgagtccctgggtggtgtaaatggttaatgtgcttggttgctaactaaagggttgaaagttcaagtccacccagaggtgcttcagaagaaaggcctggtaatctacttccaaaaaatcagccgttgaaacctcatggagcaccgttctacagTGACActcagggtctccatgagttggagttgagttGATGTTAACTGTATGATAAATGTTACTTCTTATGATACCACATAAGATTTTTACTCTTTTTCACTTTTGAGGGtttttgctattttatttttcagagaaCAGTACGACTCTGTGAACAGCTCTCTACGGTAATACCAAACTCACATGTTTATTACAGAAGAGGACTGGCTCTGAAAAAAATTATTCCTCAGTGCATCTCAAGAGATTTCACAGATCTGATTGTTATTAATGAAGATCGTAAAATACCAAGTATCctttgctttttaaggaagttttcctgtcccttttaaaaatatttaaaacaataagGGATTTATGAAGAATAAGTTGCCTATAACATTCagaacataattttttaaaacaaaaaaattatgcaTCTCTGTCCAagattcagaaaccctggtggcatagtggttaagagctacagctgttaaccaaaggtcggcagtttgaatccactaggtgccccttggaaactatggggcagttctactgtgtcctgtagggttgctgtgagttggaatcgacacaacagcagtgggttttgtttttatccaaGATTCTGTgaagtcatttttcttttatttagcaAACATTTATCAGGCACATGCTGTGGGCATGACATTGTTTTAATCTTCAGTAAAAGATACAGAAAGTCAGTCATTAGGGAACTCATACTCTTCTAGGAGAAATATATAAGCTAACAATTAaaatgttactgttgttgttagtggctgtggattcatccttgacaacttcagtattttctctgtttgtcatgatgttgctctttggtccagttgtgaggatttttgttttctttatgttgaggtacaatccataccgaaggctgtggtctttgatcttcatcagtaggtgcttcaagtcctcttcactttcagcaagcaaggttgtgtcatctgtataacgcaggttgttaatgagtctttctccaaccctgatgctgcgttcttaatatagtccagcctctcggattatttgctcagcatacagattgaattaagtaTGATggaaggataaaaccctgacacacacctttcttgactttaaaccacacagtatccccttcttctgttcgaaaaactgcctcttgatctgtgtgcaggttcttcatgagcacaattaagtgtagaATACTGTTTGGATgttaattttattataatttcaaAGATACTTCACTTTTGATTGATACCTTGTGATGCAGCTGATGGCAAAGTTATTGTGAAAGATAATAAGAAGCAGAACTCTTGAATTGTTTTTGTATTCCCTATTAACAGAGAATGATCTTTATACTAATAAGGACATTGGTAAGGGGGACTGGAAATTCATCTTGGATAAAGAGATAATAAGATAAGGCCTAGAAACCGAATGAGTTCAGATATCCTGGTTTCAAAAAATATCTGAGCAAATCTGTAAATGAGACTGTACTACTCTTTGAGGAAGATTAGGAGACAGGTAAATAGCATTCGAATTTtaaaggaaggaggagggaaaaaGAATACAGGTTAATCTTTGCTTCAATCCAGAAGAAACTGTAGAATAGTGGCAATTGCTAGAGATGAGTTTCTTAGCCAGCCACTGTCCTCAATTTTTAAATGTAGGAAATGATACCTATCTTTAGGGTTCCCACATGGATCACATTAAACATATGTTTATAAGGCATAGTCCCTGGACTGTAGTAGACATTTTAGTAAATGTTAGTGGCTAGTATGAAATCAGCtacatagagttgttatgagacagaatcgacttgatggcaccagatTTGGTTTTGATTCTGGTCGGGATTCTGATGGtatctgtttttttccccccacttagCACTTGAGAAGCTATGGTACATAGCTGATGACTTGTTGAACCAAGGCGTATAGACTGTATTAGAAGATGGACTTGAAAGTGGTGAAAGATGGACAAACCAGGATATGTTTTAATAATCTATGTGAAAAGCTCAAGAACCTCAGTTAAAAGAGTAGAAGTGAAGGAACTTATAAAATCAGTAGGATTTGGTGGGAGAGGGGTAAGTTAACTAACTATAGCTTCTAATTTGGATGAATGGAAGAGTATTGGTGCTGTTATAAAAGAAAGATTGGAACATCTGTTTTGTAAAACTCAGTGTACAGATATACTTTAAATGTCTTGGTTCTGACCCCCATTTTAGGTTTAGTTCTTGTAAGGATCAGATGAAATAATGTACGTATAAAAATGTTTTGTAACCATTACATGAATTGAAAACCTCGTCCATTGTCATCATTTCTGCCTGATTGTAGTGGTATTAAACAATtgtcttaggtgctgtcaagttggttccagtcatacagtggccctatgtacaatagaacgaaacattgcctggtccttcgccatcctgaaaattgttgctatgtttgagcccattgttggagccactgtgtcaagccatcttgttgagggtcttcctctttttcactgaccctctactttaccaagcgtgatgtctttctccaaaatctggtccctcctgataacatgtccaaagtacatgtgacgaagtctcaccatccttgcttctaaggaacattctggctgtatttcttccaagacaaatttgttcgttcttctggcagtccatggtattttcagtattctttgccaacaccataattcgaagacattgattctttgatcttccttattcatcgtccagctttctcgtgcatatgaagctattaaaaataccatggcttgggtcaggtgcacattagttctctttaaagatgttttttgcagcaggtttgcccagtgcaatacgtcatttggtttctcgactgctgctaTCATGGGCGTTGATCatggactcaagtaaaatgaaaaagatacaTTGAACGATAGTCAAAAATTAATCATTGAAAAGGAAAGGAGCTGCAGGATAAAGTAAGGTTGCGATGCAAAGACTTGAGGAATGTTGTACATGTGGTCATCTTAGTTTGCTGCAGCCAGGACTTTAAAGCTCTTGGGCTCCTAACCCTGCTGATTGTAGGTGGATGtcttatatttcatttttagtCTAGCGTTATTCTCTGTAGATGATAAGTAGTTATTAATTGGTTGACTGATTATAATTTGTGGTACAGTAATCCCAAGAGGAAGAGTTTGTCTCTTGAGAAACACTAATAACCTTGACTTCAAGAAGAGAGCTTGGACAGGAATCTCTGATTTTGTAGGATAATACTCAAAGCTGATAGCATATCCCCCCCTCATATGTAACATATAGAAGTGTGCATTTTTAGGTTTATACATCTTTTGAACATGTAGGTAAACTATTTGCATTGCTAGAATTATTCTAGACTCTCATCCTCTCTTACCGTTCCTGCCAAATAACAGGCAATGTAGTAGCTTTTTTCTTCTACTTTAGTTGAATGTCCAACATTAAACACTGTTGAGGGTGATGACAAGTATTTTACCATTTTGTAGAAAGAGATTTAGGTTGACTTATGTGCCTTGAATTTTTGGGGTGGTAGGAAAATTTTAGTTAACCCAGAGGAATACATGCATCCACCCATTAACCAAGCTACATATTTTAGGGGCCTTTTGGGCATATAGAATTCCTtgagtggctcaaatggttaacacatttggttgctaaccaaaaggctggaggtccagtctaccctgaggtgccttggaagaaaggcctggcaatccactcccaaaaaatcagccatcaaaatccaatggggcagttatacttggacacacatggggttgccaggagttggaattgactcaccaattggtttggttttagtcttTGGGCGTACAGAGGACTGGTTAAGTAAAGTTTAGATTACAGAGTTTCAATGTATTCTTAACTTTATGAACAGATGGACTTATTTTGAGTCACTTGCCACATGGTCCGACTGCTCATTTTAAAATGAGCAGTGTTCGTCTGCGTAAAGAAATTAAGGTAAGTTTCATAAATTCCTTGATTGGCATTGGTCTTACCaaaaactttacttgtgtatgaACTGTATTTTTGAAAGGGAGAAAAGTTTTTTGCTTTGCAGtggaaaaatcaaatacttaaaaaCCTCAGTAGATGCTGTACCTTATACATTGATTTTAATAATGCTATTTGCTCTCCCCCAATTAAAGCAGTTTTTAATCTACTGGCAGTTTTCTTGTGAGAGTGTGATTGAGTTATGGCAGACAGGCAATATTCTTCCTTACTACAAAACACTAACTTTCTAGTAGGAGTTTCTTTTTTGGTACATTCACTGCATATGAAAGTAACTttagatatctttttttttttttgggtacatTTACTGCATATTAAAGTAATTTTAAGTAAAGTAACTTTAGATATATCTTAGTTCATGGGTTTGATAAGCCATCTGTGGTAGTGTATTAAGATATGACTTTAAATTTTTCAAATGTCATATATAAATTCTGATACTTGGAATGAGATATCATTGTTTTGCCAATTAGCTCAGTTTGTTTctgtaatttttcatttttctagagAAGAGGCAAGGACCCCACAGAACACAAACCTGAAGTAATTCTGAATAATTTTACAACACGACTGGGTCATTCTATAGGACGTATGTtcgcatctctctttccccatgaCCCTCAGTTTATTGGAAGGCAGGTTGCCACATTCCACAATCAGCGGGATTATATATTCTTCagatttcacaggtgaggaaggTGCTTTAACTCCCTGGGATTGTGATTTAAATCATGAAATACATTTTCAGTATGAACCTGTTTTCTAATATAACaaagagatgagaaaacagatttGGTTTCACCAGCCTAATTTCCTcaacttttgtttattttatctCCAAAGATACATATTCAAAAGTGAAAAGAAAGTGGGAATTCAAGAGCTTGGACCACGTTTTACCTTAAAATTAAGATCTCTTCAGAAAGGAACCTTTGATTCTAAATACGGAGAATATGAATGGGTCCATAAGGTATGTGCTTACTGCTTGAAAGCTACTAACAGAtttcaaaagaacaaaaaggaaactgcttttgggATTTATACCTTAAGTTACACTTTGGAACTTATCTCCCATTAGCTAGAAAGAACCAGTCTCTCTGATGCAGTGTTTGGGTCTGGTGATTAACCTTGGTGttggaaatggttaagtgcctgaaTACtagctaaaaggctggcagttcaaacccaccaggggtgcctcagaagacaggcctggtgatgcttcaaaaggtcacagctttgaaaaccctacggagccagttctattctgcacacatggggctgccacgagtcagcatatactcaacagcagctaacatttGAAGTAGCgtaaatcagtggttctcaaagtgggaCCAGCAGCATCTGGAAACCTGTTagaatgcaaattcttgggccaCAGAACTAAGGGATCAGCAATTCTGCAGGTGGGGCCCAGCAACTAGTGTTATAAGGTGATTCTGCTGCACATAGTTTTGAGAACTGCTACAGCTATAGGAGCTTTGTAGGAGTTTGAGGATCATGGTCTTAGTATTTCAGAACTATTTTTCTATCTAGTAAGCCATATTTCACTTAGCACTTTTACTGTAAAATTATGTACACATATAGAATAACTTCCAACACCTTTTATGTTAGGCCTAAGGCTATTCAGGGTCTCAGAAAAATCCAGTTTCTCTCAGCACTTAGTGCTAACTATAGATTTAAAATCTAAGAAAGTTAAATTTTACTATCTTTTGTTACCCAAATTGTTATTCatcttatataatttttttttttttttaaatttcagcccCGGGAAATGGATACAAGTAGAAGAAAATTCCATTTATAAAAGTACTGAGGGAGTATTACTGAATTTTACGGAACAGGGCTATCTTGAACTTGGTAAATTATTTCTGACAGAAGACCCTTTTCAAAATGGCATTTATTGATTTCATTAACTTTCTTTCATGTCCGGAAAAATTACAAAGTGCTGTGAATTGCCAGTTTATGTAGTAGTAAATATGAATAAAAGTCATTTTGGTGAGGTTTAGAAGTTGCAGTTTAGGTTTCCTAAAAcctaattatctttatttttggGTAATTGTTAATAATTTAAGGTTGGAGTCAAGAGTCAAGTTAAACTTTTCTGTTTGCATTTTCATGGGGCATGGGGTGGAGAGAAACAAAATGCTTGGTAGATACCCATAACTCACTGGTTGTATACCAGACTAATTTTGGAACCTCAGAGTTTGGCACATAGTTTCAACTCAGTGTTTCTTTTCAGTGAATGAATACTGGAAGCCAGGTTTCTAGGATGTCTTAACCTCCCCCTTTAAGCTTTTCAGAAGggtaaaaattttaaagcaaaatgaTTTATCAAGGACTTAAAGCAAAACTAGATTACTGAAGCTAGTCGTTGGTTCCTTTTTCTTGCCACTTTTATACCTCATTACACTGTACTGTATGTAGTATTCTATTCAGGCATTGTCGCCAGTTCTTAAGTTTTTTAATGGAATTCTTATTTCCAGTACTTTCTCTATACTACTAGCCTTGTTAGAGAGCCAGCTATAATGAATTGACTATTAGGTATAACTGATAATACcctacatatttaaaaatttttatttttaaaataaagttaacCCTTTAAATAGTTCACAGGAACTCTAAAACTTAGTAGCCACTATCTGACCTTAAAATAACAATACAGTAGTAGGTTTGCAACCTTCCTTGAGTTTCCTAGCAGTCTTACAAATGATGTATAAAGTCGCCTGATAAGAGTTAACGGAACAAACACAAAAAACTTAACCCCCTTTTTAATGGGAAAACTGCCATTTATTTTAGATGTTCAAAACAGGCTAATGAATGTATAGTTAATACCAGTGGTGtggtggtttagagctcagctgctaaccaaaaggtccgcagttcaaattctccagctgctccttggaaaccttatggggcagttttgctctgtcctgtaaggtcactatgagttggaatcaagttgacggcaatgttttttttttttaataccaataAACAAAAGGCTTTCatactaagtattttattataTGCGACTGCCAGTGTACATAAAATAATTACCCTTGTGAAACAGAAATTTCATGAAAATTCAGAGGTAGATGTTAAGGACCGACAAAAGTAGAAATTTGTATAGTATGGCACATGTGTTAC
This region includes:
- the RPF1 gene encoding ribosome production factor 1; the protein is MAKVGEKSGGGKKGLKRKAAAEEPQETAVSGDGTAEGGVQPPKAAAFPPGFSISEIKNKQRRHLMFTRWKQQQRKEKLAAKKKLKKEREALGDKAPPKPIPKTIDNQRVYDETIVDPNDEEVAYDEATDEFASYFNRQTSPKILITTSDRPHGRTVRLCEQLSTVIPNSHVYYRRGLALKKIIPQCISRDFTDLIVINEDRKIPNGLILSHLPHGPTAHFKMSSVRLRKEIKRRGKDPTEHKPEVILNNFTTRLGHSIGRMFASLFPHDPQFIGRQVATFHNQRDYIFFRFHRYIFKSEKKVGIQELGPRFTLKLRSLQKGTFDSKYGEYEWVHKPREMDTSRRKFHL